The genome window TGGCGCGCTGGGTGCGGGTGGCGGTGACCTGCAGGCGATCGAAATCGCGGATGGCCGCCGCACCGGTGTCGGCGTCGGCAGGGGATGCGGGAGCGGCATGCGCGCTGGCAGTCAGGGCCAGCCACAGCGCGCCGGTCAGCGGAGCGGTACGGAACATGGAGAGCATCGGTGGTCGCGCAAGACCCTCGACCGGCACGGCGCGCAGGCCGCGCGCCTGGCCGAGGGGGGAGAGAAGGATCGCGACTGCGAGGCGGCCGCGGCCGGCGCGCAAGGGCGTCGGCCAGGTGGCGGCAGTGTCGAGCGGTACGCCGGCCGCGCGCGGCGGCCGGACGGCGTTACTTGGTCAGGATCAGCTTGTCGTTGCTGGTGTGGCGCAGGCGATACACGCGGTCGCCGTGCTGGATCAGCACTTCGCGGCGGCCCTTGAGCAGCGCCTGGCTGCTGATGGTTTCTTCGGCAGGCACCGCGCGCGGCGCCGTACGCTCGCGCAGGCTCAGGGTTTCGGGGTGACGCAACAGCACGGGTTGAGCGGTCATGGTCGAACTCCATCCACAGGGTGCATGAAGATGATAATGATTCTCAATACTTAATCAAGACCCATTCTCGCCCATTTCGATTCGCGGTTGCGATCAAGATCGCAAGATCAAAAGATGCAAAAAATCGAAGGCACCTCTCCCGACTCGGCCACCGCACCGCCGCCGCTTGGCGCGGCGGCGGCGCCCCTGCCGCCCTCACTCCAGCGCGGACTCGACCCGGCCCCACCATGCCGCATCGTCGCGCTCGGCCAGTTCCAGCGCGGCCAGGTTCTCCAGCAACTGCGCGACCCGGCTGGCGCCGAGGATCACCGTGGACACGTGCGGGTTGCGCAGGCACCAGGCGATCGCCAGCGCCGCCGGCGCCACCCCCTCGGCCGCGGCCAGCGCGGTGAAGGCGCGCGCGCGCTCGACCCGGCGCTGCGCGGGCGGCCCGATCACCTCCTGCTGCAGCCAGGCATTGCGCTCCTGGCCCAGCCGCGAGGCCGGATCGATGCCGTCGTTGTACTTGCCGGTGAGCAGGCCCGAGGCCAGCGGCGACCAGATGGTGGTGCCCAGGCCCAGTTCGGCGTACAGCGGTGCGTACTCCTGCTCCACGCGCTCGCGGTGCAGCAGGTTGTACTGCGGCTGCTCCATCGACGGGCCGTGCAGGCCCAGCGCGCGCGCCACCTGCGCCGCCTCGCGGATGCGCTCGGCCGGCCACTCGGAGGTGCCCCAGTACAGCACCTTGCCCTGGCGGATCAGCGCGTCCATCGCGCGCACGGTTTCCTCCACCGGCGTGTCCGGATCGGGGCGGTGGCAGTAGTACAGGTCCAGGTAATCCACCCGCAGGCGCTTGAGCGCCGCATGGCAGGCGTCGGTGACGTGCTTGCGCGAGAGCCCGCGCTGGGTCGGGCGCGGCGACTCCACGGCGCCGAAGTAGACTTTGCTGGACACGCAGAAGCCGTCGCGCGGCAGGCGCAGGTCGGCGATCACGTCGCCCATCACCTGCTCGGCGCGGCCGTGCGCGTAGACCTCGGCGTTGTCGAAGAAGTTGATGCCGTGGTCCCAGGCGGCGGCGATCAGGTTGCGCGCTTCGTCGCGGCCGGTCTGCCCGCCGAAGTTGATCCAGGCACCGAACGACAGCGCCGACAGCTGCAACCCGGTGGTCCCGAGGCGACGGTAATGCATGGCAACTCCTCCTGCTGAGCGAACCCGCGGCATGGCCGGGGACGGCCACACAGTGTAGCGGTGCCGCCCGGCATCGCCCCGCCAGCGGCAGGGCCCCCGCTCTTGCGAATCCCCAATCCCGAATCCCCAATCCCCGACTGAACACGCCTCGCCTTGCCGGCCGTCACCCCCTGCACTAGGCTTCCCGTCTTTGGTCGGGGACCCGGGGACGCAGATGGTCGAAGGATTGGGAAGGATCGGCTTCGGCCTGTTCGGGTTGGCGGTGTTGATCGGGATCACCTGGCTGTTCTCCAACAACCGCCGGGCGGTGGACTGGAAGCTGGTCGCGACCGGCCTGGTCCTGCAGATCGGCTTCGCCTCGCTGGTGCTGCTGGTACCGGGCGGGCGCGAGGTGTTCGACTGGCTCGGCCAGGTGTTCGTGAAGGTGCTGAGCTTCGTCAACGAAGGCTCCAGCTTCATCTTCGGCAACCTGCTCGACACCAAGACCTACGGCTTCATCTTCGCCTTCCAGGTGCTGCCGACCATCATCTTCTTCTCCGCGCTGATGGGCGTGCTGTACCACCTGGGGGTGATGCAGGCGGTGGTGCGGGTGATGGCCTGGGCGATCACCAAGGTGATGCGCGTGTCCGGCGCCGAGACCACCAGCGTCTGCGCCAGCGTGTTCATCGGCCAGACCGAGGCGCCGCTGACGGTGCGCCCGTACATCCCGCGCATGACCGAGTCCGAGCTGCTGACGATGATGATCGGCGGCATGGCGCACATCGCCGGCGGCGTGCTGGCAGCCTACGTGGGCATGCTCGGCGGCGGCGATCCGGCGCAGCAGGCGTTCTACGCCAAGCATCTGCTGGCGGCCAGCATCATGGCCGCGCCGGCGACGCTGGTGGTGGCCAAGCTGCTGATCCCGGAGACCGGCACGCCGCTGACCCGCGGCACGGTCAAGATGGAAGTGGAGAAGACCACCAGCAACGTGATCGACGCCGCCGCCGCCGGCGCCGGCGACGGCCTGCGCCTGGCGCTGAACATCGGCGCGATGCTGCTGGCCTTCATCGCCCTGATCGCGCTGGTCAACGCGCCGCTGACCTGGCTCGGCGACGTCACCGGGCTGGCCGCCGTGCTCGGCCGCCCGACCAACCTGTCCACCATCTTCGGCTACGTGCTGGCGCCGGTGGCCTGGGTGATCGGCACGCCGTGGCCGGATGCGACCACGGTCGGCTCGCTGATCGGCCAGAAGGTGGTCATCAACGAGTTCGTCGCGTATACCGAGCTGTCGCGCATCGTCCAGGGCCAGGTGCCGGGCGTGAGCCTGAGCGCGGAAGGCCGGCTGGTCGCCACCTACGCGCTGTGCGGCTTCGCCAACTTCAGCTCGATCGCGATCCAGATCGGCGGTATCGGCGGCCTGGCCCCGGAGCGCCGCCACGACCTGGCCCGCTTCGGCCTGCGCGCGGTACTGGGCGGCTCGATCGCCACCTTCATGACCGCGACCATCGCCGGGGTGCTGTCGCATTTCGCCTGAGCCGGTCGCTGCGTTCGCTATACCGTTTTTCCTTTTTTCAGTTCCAGTCGAGAAGTAGTACATGCCTATGAGTTCGGTCATCGTCGTCGGTTCGTTCAATGTCGACCATGTGTGGCGGTGCGAGAATCTGCCCGCAGCGGGGGCGACCATCGCCGGCCGCTACAGCACCGGCCCCGGCGGCAAGGGCTTCAACCAGGCGGTGGCGGCGGCCCGCGCCGGCGCGCGCACCAGCTTCGTCTGCGCGCTCGGCGACGATGCCGGCGGCGCGATGGCGCGCGGCCTGGCGGCGCAGGACGGCATCGCCCTGGTCGCCGAGGCCAGCACCGAGCCGACCGGTACCGGCGGCATCTACGTCGACGGCCACGGCCGCAACACCATCGTCATCGGCGCCGGCGCCAATGCCGCGCTGAGCCTGGACTTCGTGCAGGCGCAGCGCCCGCTGCTGGGCTCGGCGCGGGTACTGCTGGCGCAGCTGGAGTCGCCGATCGAGACCATCGAGGCCACCCTGGCGCTGGCGCGCGAAGCCGGCCTGACCACGGTGCTCAACGCCGCCCCGGCCAACGCGCAGACCAGCATCGGCCTGCTCAAGCTGGCCGACGTGCTGACCCCCAACGAGACCGAGTTCGCCGCCCTGCTGGCGCGTCACGTCGGCGTGCGCGTGGACGCCGACGACGTCGCCGCCACCGATGGCGGCAGCCTGCACGCGCTGTGCCGCAAGCTGCTGCCGGGTGGCACCGTGGTGGTGACGCTGGGCGCGGTCGGCGCGTTCATCTCGCATCCGGAGGAGCGCCTGCTCGGCGACACCCAGCCCTACTACCGGATCGGCGCCGAAGCCGCGCACACCGTGGACACCACCGGTGCCGGCGATGCCTTCAACGGCGCCCTGGTGGCCTCGCTGGCGCAATCGCCGAACGCCACGTTCGCCACCCACGTGCGCTTCGCCAACCATTACGCGGCGCGCTCCACCGAAGCCGAAGGCGCGGCGGCGTCGATGCCGCGGTTGACCCCGGACAGCGCCGGCTGAGGCATCGGCGCCTCCCCCGATCCAGCGCCGCCGCGCAATCGCGCACCACATCACATTACGTGCCGGGATGCGGCATGCAATGTCCGGCGTTGACACAATAATAATTCTCATTAACATCCGCAGCCACTTCGTCACCTGGCTGAACCGATGTCCCCACACCCGCTCTCCACCGCGCTCGCCCTGAGCCTGCTCGGCAGCTGTGCCCTGCCCGCCGCCCATGCCCAGACGGTGGTCGACCTCGACCGGGTCAGCGTGTCGGCCAGCACCAGCCGCATGCCGGAGTCGGCGGCGGCGCTGCCGAACACCATCACCGTCATCGACCAGGCGCAACTGCGCCAGCAACTGGCGCTGACCCAGGACCTGTCGCAGGTGCTGGCCAACCTGATCCCCTCGTTCTCGCCCTCGCGGCAGAAGCTGACCACCAGCGGCGAGACGCTGCGCGGACGCAAGCCGCTGTACCTGATCGACGGCATCCCGCAGTCCACCCCGCTGCGCGAGGGCGGCCGCGACGGACACACCATCGACCCGGCGATGATCGAGCGCATCGAGGTGATCCACGGCGCCAATGCGCTGCAGGGCCTGGGCGCCTCCGGCGGCATCATCAACATCATCACCAAGCGCGCGCCGCGCCAGGATGGGCAGAGCTTCCAGGACATCGCCGTGGCCGGCAGCAGCGCGCTGCCGCACCGCAGCGACAGTACCGGCGAGCGCGCCTCGTATCTGTTCGGCACCCGTCAGGGCGCGTTCGATGCGGTCGCCGGCGTGTCCTATGCGCGCGAAGGCCTCTACTACGACGGCAACGGCCAGGCAGTCGGCGTGCAGGACATCCAGGGCGACCTGATGGACGCCAGCAGCCACGACCTGTTCGCCAAGCTCGGCTGGAACCTCGATCCGCAGCGCCGGCTGCAACTCAACGCCAACCGCTACACGCTGCAGGGCGACAACGACTACCTCACCGTTCCCGGCGACATCGCCAGCGGCCGCCCGGCCACCTCGCGGCGCGGCGAGAAGATCACCGAGGCGCCGCGCAACCGCTCCACCTCGGTCAGCCTGGACTACACCGACAACGCGCTGGCCGGCGGCTACCTGCAAGCGCAGGCGTACTGGGTGGACTTCGCCGGGCGCTACGGCGGCACCACCTTCGCCAACCTGCTCAACGACGGCCGCAGCGTGCTCGACCAGTCGCAGAACACCTCGCGCAAGGTCGGCGCCAAGACCAGTTGGTCGCGCGGCGACCTGTTCGGGCTGCCGCTGCGCGCCACGCTCGGCCTGGACCTGGCCAGCGACCGCACTTACCAGGAACTGGTGCGCAGCGGCCTGAAGTGGGTGCCGGCGACGACCTACCGCTCGCTGTCGCCGTTCGTGCAGGCCGAGTATCGCCTCGCGCCGCAGTGGACGCTCAGCGCCGGCCTGCGCTACGAGCGCGGCACGCTGGAGGTGAACGACTTCACCACCATCCCCAGCAACAACGGCGGCCAGTTCGTGCGCGGTGGCAAACCCACCACCACCGAGACCCTGCCCAACGTGGGCCTGGTCTGGGACGCCACCGAGGCGCTGAAGCTGTACGCGTCCTATTCCGAAGGCTACACCGTGGCCGACATCGGCCGCGTGTTGCGCTCCATCAACGTGCCGAACCAGCGCGTGGACACCCTGGTGGACCTGCGCCCGGTAATTTCCGACAACCGCGAGATCGGCGCGGACTACGAGGATGGGCGCTGGCTGATCCACGCCGCCTACTACTGGTCCGATGCCAAGCGTGGCACCCGCCTGGACTACGACCCCGCCACCCAGAGCTATCGCGTGGCGCGCGAGCGCACCGAGATCCAGGGCTTCGAGGGCACCGCCACCTGGCAGGCCGCCGAAGGCACCCGCCTGGGGGTGGGCTACGCCACCGCCGATGCGCGCTACGACAGCAACGGCGATGGCCGCGTCGACAGCGACATGCCCGGTGCCAGCGTCAGCCCGGACCGCGTGACCGCGTTCTGGCAGCAGCAGTGGACGCCGGGCATCTCCACGCGCCTGCAGGGCAGTCGCGCGGTCAGCCGCCGCTTCGACCTGCGCGGCACGCAGGTGGCGCAGTTCGATGGCTACACCACGTTCGACCTGCAGACCAGCATCGCGCTGCCGCGGGGACAACTGAGCGTGGGCGTGGAGAACCTGTTCGATCGCCAGTACCTGAGCTATTACGCGCAGACCACGCCGCGCAACGATACCTACACCGCCGGTCGCGGGCGGGTGCTGACGGTCGGCTGGAACGTGCGCTTCTGAGGCGCCGGCTCGGCCAGGGCCGCATCGGAAGCACCCGGCCATGTCTCTGGCGGCCCGAGGCAACCCCGCCGGCCGCCTGGTCACGCTGAGGGCGCACGCACCGCCACCGATCCGCGACGGCAGCGGCACAGGTTCCGCGCGATACAAACGGATCCGCTGAACCGCACATGCCCCCGCGCCCGCGGCGCGGGCGATGTCCTCGCCCGCGCGCCGCCGCGCCGGCCTGCCGACCGCGCCGCGCCGCGCTGTCGTCACGTGGCCCTTGTCGCGTCTCGCGCACCGGCGGGACGCACAGGCACGCATCGCCAACACGCGCTGCGGCCTGCATCACGCACGCGCCGTGTCCCTCCACACCTCCGCAGCGAGGCGCCGGCCTCGCTCGCGCAGGGCATGACGCGTGCGCCGGCCGTTACGCAGCGCAGCGCCGTCGATTTCCGTAAACACCGACGCGCAACGTGCGGCCGTTCGCATTCGTGGTCCGCGCACGCTTGCTAGATTCGCCGCCGCTTCGGCAACGCCGGTTCGCCTGGTCGCATCGCGCGACCGCGTGCGCGTGCGCGGCCATGCATCCCTCCCCCCAAGAGATGGATTCCCCCGATGAAGACGCAGCGAGAATGGAACAAATGCGCCGTGCTGGGCATATGCTTGAGCCTGCTGTTGAGCGCATGCGGCGGTGACAACGACGACCGCAGCGCCTCGACCGCGCAGCAGGGCGCAGCCGCCCCCATTCCCACGGCGTGGTCGGCGACGTCGCGCGCGCAGTCACCGGCCACTGCACCGCAGACCGACGCCACCACCGCCGACGCGGGCGACGGCGGCGACAACGACAGCGTCGCCTTGCGCCGTCCGCTGTCGCCGAGCCAGCCGATGTTCCTGATCCATGCGGACACCTGGAATTCGGCCGATCCGCAGAAGATCATCGACCTGATCCCGGCGGACCTGCGCCCGTACGCGGTGTTGCTGATTTCCCTGTCGATCAACCATCAGGGCGCCACCGGCAACCAGTGCAACTGGCTGCAGGTCGAGAACGGCGTGGAAACCGCGCGGTCGTGGATGAAGACCGCGGCCGCCAACGGCATCTGGGCGATGATCCAGCCATCCAGCGGCGGCTTCAGCCACTTTCCGGACTACGCGCCGGATGCGGATCTGGAATCGACCGTCTACGGCGAGTTCTTCCGCGACTATCCCAACTTCATCGGCTTCAACTACGCCGAGCAGTTCTGGGGCTTCGACCAACCCTGCTCGGGTTCGGCAGCGCAGCGCTGGGAGCACTGGTCCAACCTGCTCAAACTCACCAACAAGTATGGCGGCTATCTGACGGTCAGCTTCACCGGCGGCTTCTGGGGGGCGAACATCAACCCGCTGGCGATGGTCAAGCGCAACGAACGCCTGCGCACCGCGTTCGGCGCCTATGCCAAGAACTTCATCATCGAAGAGAAGTTCACCAGCAACTACGGCTTCCACGACATCGAGAGCGTGAGCCTGGGCATGTACCTGTCCGGCTTCGCCGGCCACTACGGCATCCGCCCCGACCGCACCGGCTGGTATAGCAGCGACAACAGCGACTATCCGGTCCAGGCCGGCTCGCCGCACCTGATCGAACATCTGGCCTTCACCGGCGAGACCGTGTTCGACGGCCCGGAACAGATCCGGCTGGACGCGGTGCACACCCTGCCGAACGCGACCACCGCCGACGGCTACAGCAGCCGGCGCTGGGAGTTCTACCCGCATTTCCGCAACATCCAGCTGGACATCTACCGCAAGATCCTGGACGGCACGCTGCGCATCCTCAACCGCCAGGAGGTGATCGACCGCTCCAAGGTCGTGATCGTCAACGACACCACCACCGGCGACGACAGGAACCTGTACTCCTCGCCGGAAAGCCTGTTCTCCGGGTTGTACCTGCTCGACGGCGATGGCACCTACCTCAACCAGCACAGCTGGTACAAGAAGACCGGGCGCTACCCGGCCATTCCGACCGTGTGGCAGCTGACCGACGCGACCGCGCGCTCGTTCAAGGTGCAGATCGCCAAGACCGGCTACGCGGCGCGCTGGCCGACCCTGGACGCCAAGCTCGCCGAACTCAATGCGCTGTTCCCGCAGGAGTACAGCGGCGACATCTATGCCGGGCGCCAGGACAACACCTGGGTGACCTACAACCCCTCCAAGGCCAACCAGAACGCGAGCGGCACCATTCCGCTCAAGTACAACAGTTGCGCCGCGGTCAGCGTGAACTACGCGCCCTACACCAGCGGGGTGATCAAGGAGTTCGCGGACACGCTGTCGATCTACCTGACCAACTTCGACTCCCCGGACGGGGCGCTGAAGACCGACACGATCGACATCGACGGCGCCAGCACCACGCCGACCTTCAGCTTCGTCGATCGCGGCGACCACCAACCCAGTACGGTGACCAGCACCGCGACCGCCGACGGACTGACCCTGCGCGTGGCCCACAACGGGCCGCTGGACATCACCGTGCACTGCACCGGCAACGCCAGCGGGGGACGCCTGAGCGGGGCGCCCGAGGCGACCGTGCAGGCGCCGTCGGCACCGCCCGCATATACCGGCGTGCAGCAGTACGAGGCGGAGAACTTCGATTTCCGCAACATCCGCAGCCAGGTCGAGAACGGCGTCTCCGGCCCGATACGCAACTACCAGGGCCTGGGCTACGTGGATTTCGGCACCGGCGCTGCCGCCAGCATCCGCACCGACGTCCGCGTCGCCAGCGCCGGCACCTATCAGGTGCAGACCCGCTACTCGACCGCCGGCGCGAGCGTGGGCAACGTCGATCTCTACGTCAACGGAGTCAAGGTCGGTACGCCGCTGTTCGCGCAGACCGCCTCGGCCAGCGACTGGGCGACGCTGCAGCAGCCGGTCACGCTCAATGCCGGCAGCAACCGCATCGAGTTCCGTGCCAGCGCGACACGGCCGGCATCGCTGTACCTGGACAACATCCGCATCTCGCAATGAGCCCGACGTGCCGCTGTCGCGCGACAGCGGCACGCGCAGCGGCCGGCCGATGACGCCGACCGTGGGGACCGCGTTCGCGGCGGCAGGCAGCCGCCGCAGCGGCCGCGCCGCGGACGGCCTCCCGCGGGGCGCCCCCCGGCGGACGATGTCCCGCCAGCCGCCAGCCGCCAGACGCCTCCCGGGAGCGCTCGGGAGGCGTCGCACAAGCCGCCCCGCTACACTAGCGGCATGCGCATCGGCCCCTACACGATCGAACCGAAGGTGATCCTGGCGCCCATGGCCGGGGTCACCGACAAGCCGTTCCGGCTGCTGTGCAAGCGCCTGGGCGCCGGCCTGGCGGTGTCGGAGATGACCATCTCCGACCCGCGCTTCTGGCAGACCCGCAAGTCGCTGCAGCGCATGGACCATGCCGGCGAGCCGGACCCGGTCAGCGTGCAGATCGCCGGCACCGAACCGCAGCAACTGGCCGAGGCCGCGCGCTACAACGCCGACCACGGCGCGCAACTGATCGACATCAACATGGGCTGCCCGGCGAAGAAGGTGTGCAACGCCTGGGCCGGTTCGGCGCTGATGCGCGACGAGGCGCTGGTGGCGCGCATCCTCACTGCGGTGGTGAAGGCCTCGCCGGTCCCGGTGACGCTGAAGATCCGCACCGGCTGGGACTGCGACCACCGCAATGGCCCGGTCATCGCGCGCATCGCCGAGGACTGCGGCATCGCCGCGCTGGCGGTGCACGGGCGCACCCGCGACCAGCACTACAGCGGCCAGGCCGAGTACGCCACCATCGCCCAGATCAAGGCGATGCTGCGCATCCCGGTAATCGCCAATGGCGACATCGACTCGCCGCAGAAGGCGGCGCAGGTGCTGGCCGCGACCGGCGCCGACGCGGTGATGGTCGGGCGCGCGGCGCAGGGCCGGCCGTGGATCTTCGGCGAGATCGCGCACTACCTGGCCACCGGCGAGCTACGTCCGGCGCCGTCGCTGGCGTGCGTGCGCGACACCCTGCTCGGCCACCTGCAGGCGCTGCACGATTTCTACGGCGAGGCGCAGGGCGTGCGCATCGCCCGCAAGCACCTGGGCTGGTACGCCAAGGACCGGCCCGAGAACGCCGCGTTCCGCGCCGTGGTCAACCGCGCCGAGAGCGCGCAGGCGCAACTGGCGCTGACCGCCGAGTACTTCGACGCGCTGATCGCCGGCGTGCCGCCGGCCCTGTCCGCCGCCGCCTGACGTCATTCTCCCCGGAGCACCGCCATGGGTTCGTCTGCCGACACCCCGACCTATCTGCACGGCTATTCCGAAACCGAACAGGCACGCCTGCTGAAACAGGCGCGCTTGCTGGAAGCCACCCTGTTCAACCAGATCGACTACACCGGCGCGCGGCGCCTGCTGGAAGTGGGCAGCGGCGTCGGTGCGCAGACCGAAGTGCTGCTGCGGCGCTTCCCGGAGCTGCATGTCACCGGCATCGACCTGAGCGAGGCGCAGCTGCAGGCCGCGCGCGACAACCTGCAGCGCATGCCCTGGTGCCAGGACCGCTACACCCTGCAGCAGGCCGACGCCGGCGACCTGCCGTTCCAGCCGCGCAGCTTCGATGCCGCGTTCCTGTGCTGGGTGCTGGAGCACGTGCCGTCGCCGGCGCGCGTGCTCAGCGAAGTGCGACGGGTGCTGGCGCCGGGATCGCCGGTGTACGTGACCGAGGTGATGAACGCCTCGTTCCTGCTGCACCCGTACTCGCCGAACGTGTGGCGCTACTGGATGGCGTTCAACGACTTCCAGTATGACCACGGCGGCGATCCCTTCGTCGGTGCCAAGCTCGGCAACCTGCTGCTGGCCGGCGGCTATCGCGACGTCAGCACCGAGATCAAGACCCTGCACCTGGACAACCGCGAACCGGCACGGCGCAAGACCATGATCGGGTTCTGGGAAGAGTTGCTGCTGTCGGCGGCCGAACGGCTGCTGCAGGCCGGCGCGGTGGACGCGGAGACCGTGGCCGGCATGCGCCGGGAAATGGCCCAGGTGCAGAGCGACCCGGACGCGGTGTTCTTCTATTCGTTCGTGCAGGCGCACGCGACGGTGTATTGAGTCGCTTTCATGGCGCTCACCGCGTCGCTGGCGCTTGCGCGCTCACCGGCGCGGGCGATGCCGGCTCTGTCCACAGATCCGCCGCCACATCCGCGCCAGTGCTGCGCGGACGTGCCCGCGTGCTACCAGCGCCCGATACGCTGCCTGCAGCTACCCCAGGGCGATTGCTTGCCAGCCGTTGCCCTGCTTCCGCGCCACCGCGACGTTGAAGTTGTCGCACGCAACTACTTTGCTGGCGATGCGGAGAAGGCTTGACTCAGGCGCCTCCAGAAGCCCGGATCGGCGCTGCGCCTGCACACCAGATAGCGGCGACATGTCCGCATTCTCGGTGTGTCTGATAAACAAAGGCGTCCCCCAGCGGGAACGCCTTTGTTTACTTCATCTGCACTGCCCGAAGCAAGAGCACGGGGAAGATTTTTATTTTGCGTAGAGTGGGAAATATCCTTCCGAAGCGAGCTCTTGATAGACTGCATATGATACGGCAGCCCCAATTCCACCGCTGCCAGAGAAAAAGGAACCGATCGAATCGGACGCTGAGACAATCAACCAGCCCTTTTTCGGGTCCGGTTTCGATGTGGTGCTTACCGCAAATTTGGACCAATAGCGCGCGGAGTGTCTCACCACGCTCAACGCACCCAGAACCAGCGCGCCATTCTTCGACCTGGCATCGAGCCGCGCGATGCCTTCCTGTTCCAATTCCTCGAATTGCACCGCCGCCGCGTCCAGGCCCTCGGCGTTCTGCACAATCTGGTCCACTCGCACGATGAACGAGAACTCGTAGGCACTGAGCTGCTGACGCAGTTCGGCCAGGTTTTCGGTCATCGGGCGGAGCGGATCGATGGCATCGATCATGGGCTGCTGCGTGGCGATAAAGCGCTCCAGCGGCATGCCGGGGTTGTAGCCGCACTTCTCGACCAGCACGGCCAGGGCCTCGTCGG of Xanthomonas sacchari contains these proteins:
- a CDS encoding NupC/NupG family nucleoside CNT transporter, giving the protein MVEGLGRIGFGLFGLAVLIGITWLFSNNRRAVDWKLVATGLVLQIGFASLVLLVPGGREVFDWLGQVFVKVLSFVNEGSSFIFGNLLDTKTYGFIFAFQVLPTIIFFSALMGVLYHLGVMQAVVRVMAWAITKVMRVSGAETTSVCASVFIGQTEAPLTVRPYIPRMTESELLTMMIGGMAHIAGGVLAAYVGMLGGGDPAQQAFYAKHLLAASIMAAPATLVVAKLLIPETGTPLTRGTVKMEVEKTTSNVIDAAAAGAGDGLRLALNIGAMLLAFIALIALVNAPLTWLGDVTGLAAVLGRPTNLSTIFGYVLAPVAWVIGTPWPDATTVGSLIGQKVVINEFVAYTELSRIVQGQVPGVSLSAEGRLVATYALCGFANFSSIAIQIGGIGGLAPERRHDLARFGLRAVLGGSIATFMTATIAGVLSHFA
- a CDS encoding glycoside hydrolase family 98 domain-containing protein; this encodes MKTQREWNKCAVLGICLSLLLSACGGDNDDRSASTAQQGAAAPIPTAWSATSRAQSPATAPQTDATTADAGDGGDNDSVALRRPLSPSQPMFLIHADTWNSADPQKIIDLIPADLRPYAVLLISLSINHQGATGNQCNWLQVENGVETARSWMKTAAANGIWAMIQPSSGGFSHFPDYAPDADLESTVYGEFFRDYPNFIGFNYAEQFWGFDQPCSGSAAQRWEHWSNLLKLTNKYGGYLTVSFTGGFWGANINPLAMVKRNERLRTAFGAYAKNFIIEEKFTSNYGFHDIESVSLGMYLSGFAGHYGIRPDRTGWYSSDNSDYPVQAGSPHLIEHLAFTGETVFDGPEQIRLDAVHTLPNATTADGYSSRRWEFYPHFRNIQLDIYRKILDGTLRILNRQEVIDRSKVVIVNDTTTGDDRNLYSSPESLFSGLYLLDGDGTYLNQHSWYKKTGRYPAIPTVWQLTDATARSFKVQIAKTGYAARWPTLDAKLAELNALFPQEYSGDIYAGRQDNTWVTYNPSKANQNASGTIPLKYNSCAAVSVNYAPYTSGVIKEFADTLSIYLTNFDSPDGALKTDTIDIDGASTTPTFSFVDRGDHQPSTVTSTATADGLTLRVAHNGPLDITVHCTGNASGGRLSGAPEATVQAPSAPPAYTGVQQYEAENFDFRNIRSQVENGVSGPIRNYQGLGYVDFGTGAAASIRTDVRVASAGTYQVQTRYSTAGASVGNVDLYVNGVKVGTPLFAQTASASDWATLQQPVTLNAGSNRIEFRASATRPASLYLDNIRISQ
- a CDS encoding aldo/keto reductase: MHYRRLGTTGLQLSALSFGAWINFGGQTGRDEARNLIAAAWDHGINFFDNAEVYAHGRAEQVMGDVIADLRLPRDGFCVSSKVYFGAVESPRPTQRGLSRKHVTDACHAALKRLRVDYLDLYYCHRPDPDTPVEETVRAMDALIRQGKVLYWGTSEWPAERIREAAQVARALGLHGPSMEQPQYNLLHRERVEQEYAPLYAELGLGTTIWSPLASGLLTGKYNDGIDPASRLGQERNAWLQQEVIGPPAQRRVERARAFTALAAAEGVAPAALAIAWCLRNPHVSTVILGASRVAQLLENLAALELAERDDAAWWGRVESALE
- the dusB gene encoding tRNA dihydrouridine synthase DusB; the protein is MRIGPYTIEPKVILAPMAGVTDKPFRLLCKRLGAGLAVSEMTISDPRFWQTRKSLQRMDHAGEPDPVSVQIAGTEPQQLAEAARYNADHGAQLIDINMGCPAKKVCNAWAGSALMRDEALVARILTAVVKASPVPVTLKIRTGWDCDHRNGPVIARIAEDCGIAALAVHGRTRDQHYSGQAEYATIAQIKAMLRIPVIANGDIDSPQKAAQVLAATGADAVMVGRAAQGRPWIFGEIAHYLATGELRPAPSLACVRDTLLGHLQALHDFYGEAQGVRIARKHLGWYAKDRPENAAFRAVVNRAESAQAQLALTAEYFDALIAGVPPALSAAA
- a CDS encoding ribokinase — encoded protein: MSSVIVVGSFNVDHVWRCENLPAAGATIAGRYSTGPGGKGFNQAVAAARAGARTSFVCALGDDAGGAMARGLAAQDGIALVAEASTEPTGTGGIYVDGHGRNTIVIGAGANAALSLDFVQAQRPLLGSARVLLAQLESPIETIEATLALAREAGLTTVLNAAPANAQTSIGLLKLADVLTPNETEFAALLARHVGVRVDADDVAATDGGSLHALCRKLLPGGTVVVTLGAVGAFISHPEERLLGDTQPYYRIGAEAAHTVDTTGAGDAFNGALVASLAQSPNATFATHVRFANHYAARSTEAEGAAASMPRLTPDSAG
- a CDS encoding TonB-dependent receptor: MSPHPLSTALALSLLGSCALPAAHAQTVVDLDRVSVSASTSRMPESAAALPNTITVIDQAQLRQQLALTQDLSQVLANLIPSFSPSRQKLTTSGETLRGRKPLYLIDGIPQSTPLREGGRDGHTIDPAMIERIEVIHGANALQGLGASGGIINIITKRAPRQDGQSFQDIAVAGSSALPHRSDSTGERASYLFGTRQGAFDAVAGVSYAREGLYYDGNGQAVGVQDIQGDLMDASSHDLFAKLGWNLDPQRRLQLNANRYTLQGDNDYLTVPGDIASGRPATSRRGEKITEAPRNRSTSVSLDYTDNALAGGYLQAQAYWVDFAGRYGGTTFANLLNDGRSVLDQSQNTSRKVGAKTSWSRGDLFGLPLRATLGLDLASDRTYQELVRSGLKWVPATTYRSLSPFVQAEYRLAPQWTLSAGLRYERGTLEVNDFTTIPSNNGGQFVRGGKPTTTETLPNVGLVWDATEALKLYASYSEGYTVADIGRVLRSINVPNQRVDTLVDLRPVISDNREIGADYEDGRWLIHAAYYWSDAKRGTRLDYDPATQSYRVARERTEIQGFEGTATWQAAEGTRLGVGYATADARYDSNGDGRVDSDMPGASVSPDRVTAFWQQQWTPGISTRLQGSRAVSRRFDLRGTQVAQFDGYTTFDLQTSIALPRGQLSVGVENLFDRQYLSYYAQTTPRNDTYTAGRGRVLTVGWNVRF
- the hemP gene encoding hemin uptake protein HemP, coding for MTAQPVLLRHPETLSLRERTAPRAVPAEETISSQALLKGRREVLIQHGDRVYRLRHTSNDKLILTK